A single window of Gossypium hirsutum isolate 1008001.06 chromosome A10, Gossypium_hirsutum_v2.1, whole genome shotgun sequence DNA harbors:
- the LOC121208057 gene encoding protein MAIN-LIKE 2-like, with product MDSLIDSTNHISSSINEMVEYRALKGHIHSVGFQPDECLIPFLELVGFGSAALIRTFNLRYNLISALVEQWRPKTHTFHLPCRECTITLEDVALQLELPIDGSTVTGVSLISRPARLCYDLLGRLPSEGNFQTLKFSWPKANFEYLPSTATELEVMQAARTYIMHLIGGVLMPDTHGSEVHLMWMPHTVAVVGSLSDAILGIH from the exons ATGGATTCATTGATTGATAGTACTAATCACATATCAAGTAGCATTAATGAGAtg GTCGAGTATCGCGCATTAAAGGGCCATATTCATAGTGTAGGGTTTCAGCCGGATGAATGCCTAATACCGTTCTTAGAGTTAGTCGGGTTTGGATCAGCAGCATTGATCCGGACTTTTAATCTACGATATAACTTGATTTCTGCCTTAGTCGAGCAATGGCGTCCgaagacccacacatttcatttgccgTGCAGGGAGTGCACAATCACTCTAGAGGACGTTGCACTACAGCTGGAGCTCCCCATCGATGGGAGCACGGTCACGGGCGTAAGTTTGATCTCTAGGCCTGCTCGCCTTTGCTATGACTTACTTGGACGCTTGCCAAGTGAGGGAAATTTTCAAACCTTGAAGTTTTCATGGCCAAAGGCCAATTTTGAATATTTGCCTAGTACTGCCACTGAATTGGAGGTTATGCAGGCAGCGCGAACTTATATTATGCACCTTATAGGAGGTGTACTCATGCCGGATACACACGGAAGTGAAGTCCACTTAAT GTGGATGCCTCATACTGTTGCAGTCGTGGGATCTTTAtcggatgccattcttggcatccattag
- the LOC107896597 gene encoding GDSL esterase/lipase At4g16230: MSELSNRQMIVRTVFQIVTVKVLLKICFATDVIPANFVFGDSLVDAGNNNYIASLSKANFVPNGIDFGGPTGRFTNGRTIVDIIGQELGLPGFTPPYLAPTARGPVVLQGINYASGGGGILNHTGNIFGGRINFDAQLDNFENTRQDIISTIGVSATLELLQSSLFSVTMGSNDFINNYFTPIVSAEEQKLVPPQVFVASMIARFKLQLTRLYTSSARKIIVVNVGPIGCIPYERDLNPTAGTSCASRPNQLAQLFNTELRSLTKELTTSFKGSIFVYADVYRIVDDMIQNYRAYGFDSGSFACCYIAGSFGGLIPCGPSSKVCPDRSKYVFWDPFHPSDAANVIIAKRLLDGDSNDVFPINIRQLANV; the protein is encoded by the exons ATGAGTGAGCTTTCAAATAGACAAATGATAGTTAGGACCGTGTTCCAAATAGTGACAGTCAAAGTGTTACTAAAAATTTGTTTTGCTACGGATGTTATTCCAGCCAACTTTGTGTTTGGAGATTCCTTGGTTGATGCAGGAAACAACAATTACATTGCATCATTATCAAAGGCTAACTTCGTCCCAAATGGGATCGATTTTGGAGGTCCGACCGGTCGGTTCACCAATGGTAGAACAATCGTGGACATCATAG GTCAGGAATTGGGTCTTCCAGGTTTCACTCCGCCTTACTTAGCCCCCACAGCTAGAGGACCAGTGGTTCTTCAAGGTATCAATTATGCTTCTGGGGGAGGTGGGATTCTCAACCACACTGGAAACATCTTT GGTGGTCGAATCAACTTTGATGCACAGTTGGACAATTTTGAAAATACGAGGCAAGATATAATCTCCACCATTGGTGTTTCTGCAACTCTAGAGCTGCTTCAAAGCTCTCTTTTCTCGGTTACGATGGGATCCAATGATTTCATCAATAACTACTTTACACCCATTGTCTCAGCTGAGGAGCAAAAATTAGTCCCTCCACAAGTGTTTGTGGCCTCCATGATTGCAAGATTCAAGCTACAGCTTACT agaCTTTACACTTCGAGTGCTAGAAAGATTATTGTGGTAAATGTAGGCCCCATTGGATGTATACCATATGAGAGAGACCTAAATCCAACAGCTGGAACTAGCTGTGCTAGTCGTCCAAATCAGCTGGCTCAGCTATTTAATACTGAGTTGAGGAGTCTTACTAAAGAGCTCACCACAAGCTTTAAGGGTTCAATTTTTGTGTATGCTGATGTTTACCGCATTGTAGACGATATGATACAAAATTATAGAGCCTATG GTTTCGACAGCGGAAGCTTTGCATGCTGCTATATCGCCGGTAGCTTCGGTGGCTTGATCCCATGTGGTCCGTCATCCAAAGTTTGTCCAGATAGATCCAAGTACGTTTTCTGGGACCCATTCCATCCTTCTGATGCAGCCAATGTCATAATAGCGAAACGTCTCCTGGATGGCGACTCTAATGATGTTTTTCCTATTAACATTCGGCAACTTGCTAATGTATGA